In Carettochelys insculpta isolate YL-2023 chromosome 3, ASM3395843v1, whole genome shotgun sequence, the genomic stretch gctgcatattcatggcagggtctcattagcatcttccaacctcgctcattaccatgcccctcctgaaaggaaggggctagtgtagacacagctaatgtgtgtaCAGTTTTGTGTCTGTGCCTGTGTATCCTCTCAGACCATAGTGGCCACCTTCAAACTTTAATTCTGTTATACACTGAGAACTGTACACCACTTTGCTAGAGTGAGGCCGCGCACATACGTGAGGGTGCGCAGACTGTAACATGACAGACATTTTTTCTTCTTACACATTTATAGTTGTAATAGTAAATAACAGGTTAAATAAAAAGCCAAATGTCTTAAATACCAATTACCCACACTGAAGGATTAATGCAGTTTACTAAACTGGTGTCACCTTACCTATTTTCCAGACCTGTCAGTGCTCTGAAGCACAAATTTTTCAGTAAACCTTGAGTATGACTCCTCAGCACTATCATACTCTATTTCTCATAATCCAAGCCATGTGTGTGTTGAGGGCATGCACCTCAGTGGATTAGCATTACAGGCAAAAACATGTATGCAGGTATACTCTCAGTGACTTATCAGCATGCACGAGAAAGGTGTCATGGAGCTTTTGTCACTGTTTTATGATGAGGTCTGGCCAGCTTCACAAAATGCTGTACATTAAAATCATTATAACATCAACTCTTCCGGATTTCTGGATTTTCTAAGGCCATATTGTCTTTCCTGGAAGTATGGGCAGCACCTCCAGGAACAAAGATGTCTGAAATGAGGTGAAAAGCTGTGCACTCATTGCAGGATTAGCCACTATAACCAGCCGCACTGCACTGAGAGAAGATTTAGGCCCATTTTTTTAATAGGCTAATCAACTAATCCGAAACACGAGTCGGCAGATGTTCATATCGTTCATGTCACTTTgttttttcatgttttcttttttccccagctgTACTGTGATCCCTTTGAAACTGTTCCTGTGCATCATCCCAATTCATGAATGCATCCGCTCTCTGGAGTCCACAGAACGTGCAGCATTGTTTTGACTTTCTTAACAATTCATGTCCTAGAAATGTAAGGTCGACCGTCAGTCTGTGGGCTATGTACATCTTCATGGTGGGAATGACAGTGCTCACAATGAGTGGAAATATGCTTGTGATCATTTCCATTGCTCATTTCAAACAGCTTCATTCTCCAACCAACTTCCTCATCTGCTCCTTGGCAACAACAGACTTGTTGCTCAGCTTGACAGTTATGCCCTACAGCATGATCAGGTCTGTTGATTCATGCTGGTATTTTGGAGACCTCTTCTGCAAACTCCATACTTCTTTTGATATAATGCTCTGTACCACCTCTATTTTCCATCTCTGTTTTATCTCTCTTGACCGTTACTACGCAGTTTGTGACCCACTGCATTATGTCACCAAAATAACTGTCCCTGTCatcttaatatttttattaattagtTGGGCTGTCCCACTCTTATTTGCCTTTGGTCTTGTTTTCTCAGAGTTGAATATTCATGGCATTGAAGAATATGTGGCTTCCATTGCTTGCAATGGTTTCTGTGTTTTGATATTTAATAAGCTTTGGGGAGTGATGGCTTCTTTTATAACTTTCTTTTTCCCAGGCACAGTGATGGTAGGTATCTATTTCCACATATTTACTGTGGCAAAAAAACACGCAAAACAAATTGCTAAAATCCCCAATACAATGAAATGTTCCTCTTCAATGAAAAACACAATCTCTGCAAAAAAAGAGAGCAAAGCCACTAAAACATTAAGTATAGTCATGGGGGTGTTTGTGTTTTGTTGGCTGCCTTTCTTTATTCTTACGATAGCTGAtccttttattaatttttcaGTGCCTGAAGACTTGTACAATGCCTTCCTTTGGCTGGGATACTTCAACTCTACGTGTAATCCAATAATTTATGGTTTATTTTATTCTTGGTTTCGCAAAGCATTTAAAATTATTGTGACTGGGGGAATTTTCAGAGCAGATTCCTCCACTCTTATGTTGTGGCCTACAAATACTTAGTTAACCAGGTGGGACTATTATGACTGGATTAGTCTTACGTCTATCTTACTTCTTGAGATCTTTTAGAATAGGTCACATACTGATTGAGATGTTGAAAATATGAAAATCTGCACCTAATTTTGATAAAATTCATTTTTAGGATGTCTCTGTAGGTATTGCTTAAGAATTCGTGTGTTATGTTAGTGAGCTGTGTGTCTAGATAGTGGAAAATGGAACAGTTTGGCAAACCGTACCGTTCATTCTGTCCAGCCATGGTCCTATTTACACAGACATCATTCTGTCAACTGCATCACAATATAATTTCTGTACAAGCACCAATTTGAGCCTCCAAGTGCACTATTTGAGCATCAGTTTGTTGTGTATGTTTGGAAATGGATTCCCCAGAGCTATAGGACCAATAATGCCACATGTATTCAAACTGAGAGTATCTTTCACTAATTTTCCACATCAATAAAAATAACAGAACTAagcccaatttttttttctgactgaatAATTAATCTTTGTCTACATACAAGCAACCCAAGCCAAGGGTGCTGACAACTTCCATGGTCCcaaggcaaggtgtgtgtgtggagggcagggagggaaagcTGGCTCTGAActttcagaaggagcagggcctagtGTGGAAGGGCAGCCATCCCTCCatgccagctggagcacagagtgcACCCCAGCCTCCGGCCCTTAGATCTGCTCGGAGCACAGGGTGCAGTAGCAGAGGCAGCATCCAGgaaccccaggcccctttgaatctccaggccctgACACAactgtcccctctgctccccatccccattaGTGGGCCTAGCCCAACTCAACCTCAGAGACAACAGCCAATAAGCAATTAAAGTTTGTAGCAGGAAAGTGTTCTGAATATTCATTGACTCAGTTTGGGCTGTAGCTATTGAGAAATCACCACTGTCTCCAGGCACA encodes the following:
- the LOC142010418 gene encoding trace amine-associated receptor 4-like, yielding MNASALWSPQNVQHCFDFLNNSCPRNVRSTVSLWAMYIFMVGMTVLTMSGNMLVIISIAHFKQLHSPTNFLICSLATTDLLLSLTVMPYSMIRSVDSCWYFGDLFCKLHTSFDIMLCTTSIFHLCFISLDRYYAVCDPLHYVTKITVPVILIFLLISWAVPLLFAFGLVFSELNIHGIEEYVASIACNGFCVLIFNKLWGVMASFITFFFPGTVMVGIYFHIFTVAKKHAKQIAKIPNTMKCSSSMKNTISAKKESKATKTLSIVMGVFVFCWLPFFILTIADPFINFSVPEDLYNAFLWLGYFNSTCNPIIYGLFYSWFRKAFKIIVTGGIFRADSSTLMLWPTNT